A stretch of the Diprion similis isolate iyDipSimi1 chromosome 14, iyDipSimi1.1, whole genome shotgun sequence genome encodes the following:
- the LOC124414520 gene encoding mucin-5AC isoform X1, with protein MGPNLFTLLCLIAAIVASVRCKTKAQDDDQRARLPEFLTELDLASVEASQEDVESLKTVVKRLAPAKNGEYLMYQVFFGNEDLLKEWLKGAGVMGQPGVDFPVLTTIPATKFSCRGLKGGYYADPETNCQVFHICDNGRKISFLCPNGTIFQQSQLICDWWFKVDCSKSPELYEQSAEQLAEEDRKRAEAKKMNSEFHRASGKNTGQVYYQTQNQNIDYDGRQNGRTNPFGQNQDAASESGEKNSEQIGRNGNQFGQQQQSRGSQSTQNYNFNQQADRNTDIQQNVRQNFNTRTGQGKQGVNFQDHFSATPNSNALQDEKVNYRTPKAFGESRNNFNELTTTASPFREYQQPAESAAFATSRNNRYNKAFQYNQFNSFYSPNQVSSTEGYKDAFGQNGTPQKAPFPTFAPIFVPRTTSTTPTSYLGTTTQRAYVNTDVYRYNTATQTPYSNPQTTTSGRQESSEATVETYTQGYTQATNFPSTQRPYVNTDTYRLGGSGGTATEASTTWSTFDQTTSGKSEAFTTEGTTLTTEGFTSDQSPVTGKSLSPYDTSFTYKYGKIGSTIGPYVPFTKNYAYSTTTTTTTSTSKPPVYTATVPTIPDQKRTGAGHEIVETEREHAIDMLHSLQELEATSPTTGMHNGTRDGLSIPPSSGPATLHTLALYFATAGENFDSNETSTDTAVRIGDGEGEAVVTTEKSVSAELPTNLLTQNTVKSYSNLFNINSAIQAVEDVTTNTRLAEEDDPDNDLDLQQSQGPVSGTNQRKNNPKLRELAQVFTHALSAYLQDPETFRKVLTEIRPTEPPTTTGSEFTESTTVYPTTQDDYPSATKEKDEVLDFSDVTKTSRRKKPTTPYPATTQTLFTPAEMTYQTLYTTPGVIDESLNEAQSSDFRSSNDEAKNDIAQEVNHVFRSSRNDGIFNYNSEASGPSAPATSDYDSYVPIGAVESRNRFGGFQNNSALTHSPYGEGVKPEGVTPIGDGYVPEATPASYDQAQTNIFADYGSVDNFVITPEPVEEFRTEESTTANPTSSAYQDDNELFTTSRRPFRINYYDFTTRSPRHNDESLATAGSTYSDYSNSFNDLWSGGKSPESELVTTTTDYPSVGTTLQSENGPQKYTQQPSTTHWTASPTVARLWETTVFFDPKRINQGLTSSGEDAVFGTTTPTPSQESLATDSSQWRWSSGENDSPTAFTLLPTTYSENTATPSPSYTTHSSIVTTITSSVSSATSPSLSFGALNVTENEIIRAQEMFGALNSTSSNRLMRVMKQADSNSTVRQLVLLLISHCKGPMNKTMEQERQQLLDALLRTPVNEFNSQESRDIVNGISSLRLSTGSGDLQSADTTTPVSVTTFRSRMSRKFRPTTEPPMPIVRSDDADPSEAENSLSIEAESPADNRALELLRSLYTIAAKWG; from the exons GCCTGATCGCAGCGATCGTTGCATCTGTCCGTTGCAAAACAAAG GCTCAGGACGATGATCAGCGAGCCAGACTGCCCGAGTTTCTGACGGAACTAGACCTGGCCAGTGTCGAGGCGTCCCAGGAGGATGTCGAGTCCCTGAAGACGGTCGTCAAGCGGCTCGCCCCCGCGAAGAATGGCGAGTACCTAATGTACCAAG ttttctttGGCAACGAGGACTTGCTCAAGGAGTGGCTAAAGGGCGCGG GTGTCATGGGACAACCCGGAGTCGACTTTCCCGTCCTGACCACCATTCCAGCCACGAAGTTCAGCTGCCGAGGCCTCAAGGGTGGCTACTACGCGGATCCAGAAACGAACTGTCAG GTCTTTCACATTTGCGATAACGGAAGGAAGATCTCGTTCCTCTGTCCAAACGGCACGATATTCCAACAGTCGCAGCTGATATGTGATTGGTGGTTCAAAGTGGACTGCAGCAAGTCGCCTGAGCTGTATGAGCAGAGCGCCGAGCAGCTAGCTGAAGAAGATCGAAAACGTGCAGAAGCGAAGAAGATGAACTCGGAGTTCCACAGAGCCAGTGGCAAAAATACCGGGCAGGTTTACTACCAGACGCAGAATCAGAACATCGATTACGACGGAAGGCAGAACGGGCGGACCAATCCGTTTGGTCAGAATCAGGATGCTGCAAGTGAGAGCGGAGAGAAGAACTCGGAACAGATTGGAAGAAATGGAAACCAATTTGGTCAACAGCAGCAGTCTAGAGGCAGTCAGTCCACCCAAAACTACAACTTTAATCAGCAGGCTGACAGGAATACCGATATCCAGCAAAACGTTAGACAAAATTTCAACACTCGAACCGGTCAGGGAAAGCAAGGAGTCAATTTCCAGGACCACTTTAGTGCCACACCAAACTCGAACGCTCTCCAAGACGAGAAGGTCAATTACAGGACTCCAAAGGCCTTCGGCGAGTCAAGGAACAACTTTAACGAACTAACGACGACCGCCAGTCCGTTCAGAGAGTACCAACAGCCCGCGGAAAGCGCGGCCTTCGCTACGAGTCGAAACAACAGATACAACAAGGCCTTCCAGTACAATCAGTTCAACAGTTTTTACTCACCAAACCAGGTCAGCAGTACCGAGGGATACAAGGACGCCTTTGGGCAGAATGGGACGCCTCAGAAAGCGCCGTTCCCGACCTTCGCGCCGATCTTCGTACCCCGGACGACCTCAACCACGCCAACCTCGTATCTCGGAACTACGACTCAAAGAGCTTACGTGAACACCGATGTCTATCGGTATAACACTGCGACTCAGACGCCGTATTCGAATCCTCAAACCACGACTTCCGGCCGGCAGGAAAGCTCGGAAGCTACGGTGGAGACTTACACCCAGGGCTATACTCAGGCTACCAACTTTCCCTCCACCCAGAGACCGTATGTCAATACCGACACGTACAGACTCGGTGGCAGCGGTGGAACAGCAACTGAGGCCTCTACGACGTGGTCCACCTTTGACCAAACAACCTCCGGGAAATCCGAGGCCTTTACTACAGAAGGAACGACTCTGACTACCGAGGGATTCACCTCTGACCAATCCCCAGTCACCGGAAAGAGTTTGAGCCCCTATGACACGAGCTTCACGTACAAGTACGGCAAGATTGGTTCCACCATCGGACCTTACGTTCCGTTTACTAAGAACTACGCATATtccactaccaccaccaccaccacatcCACCAGCAAGCCTCCCGTGTATACGGCTACAGTACCAACCATTCCTGATCAGAAGAGGACTGGAGCAGGTCACGAGATCGTTGAAACGGAACGTGAGCATGCCATTGACATGTTGCATTCTCTTCAGGAACTGGAAGCGACTTCGCCAACCACTGGAATGCACAATGGAACAAGAGATGGACTTAGTATTCCACCTTCTTCTGGTCCGGCTACCTTGCATACTTTGGCTCTCTATTTCGCTACTGCTGGCGAGAATTTTGACTCGAATGAGACTTCGACCGATACTGCGGTCAGAATAGGCGACGGGGAGGGTGAGGCAGTCGTCACTACGGAGAAATCCGTATCGGCGGAACTTCCGACGAACCTGCTCACTCAGAATACCGTCAAGTCGTACTCTAACCTCTTTAATATCAACTCTGCCATCCAGGCGGTAGAGGATGTCACGACTAACACAAGGCTGGCTGAAGAAGACGACCCTGACAATGACCTCGACCTCCAGCAGAGCCAGGGACCGGTCAGCGGGACCAATCAGCGAAAAAATAACCCAAAACTACGCGAGCTCGCTCAGGTCTTTACTCACGCCCTTTCCGCCTACCTTCAGGACCCCGAAACCTTCAGGAAGGTACTGACCGAAATCAGACCCACCGAACCTCCCACCACAACGGGGTCCGAGTTCACCGAGAGTACGACTGTCTATCCAACCACCCAGGACGACTATCCATCAGCGACTAAGGAAAAGGACGAGGTACTGGACTTTTCCGACGTGACGAAGACGTCGAGAAGGAAGAAGCCAACCACTCCGTATCCCGCGACTACTCAGACCCTCTTCACACCCGCTGAGATGACGTATCAGACTTTGTACACTACTCCGGGTGTGATTGACGAGTCTTTGAACGAGGCTCAGTCCAGTGACTTCCGATCGTCGAATGACGAGGCCAAAAACGATATCGCCCAGGAGGTAAACCACGTGTTTAGATCATCCCGCAACGACGGTATTTTCAACTACAATTCCGAGGCCAGTGGACCCAGCGCTCCTGCGACTTCCGACTATGACAGCTACGTTCCAATCGGTGCGGTGGAATCGAGGAACCGATTCGGTGGTTTCCAGAACAATAGTGCCCTCACCCATTCGCCGTATGGAGAAGGAGTGAAACCCGAGGGTGTGACGCCTATCGGAGATGGATACGTCCCAGAGGCGACACCAGCGTCTTATGATCAAGCCCAAACGAACATCTTTGCGGACTACGGAAGCGTCGACAACTTCGTCATCACCCCGGAACCTGTCGAAGAGTTTCGAACCGAGGAGTCGACCACCGCGAATCCCACTTCGTCCGCCTATCAGGATGACAACGAGCTTTTCACTACTTCCCGAAGACCCTTCAGGATAAATTATTACGATTTCACAACACGGAGTCCGAGGCACAACGACGAGTCACTGGCTACCGCTGGCAGTACCTACTCCGACTACAGCAACAGCTTCAACGATCTTTGGAGCGGTGGAAAATCCCCGGAGTCTGAACTTGTCACAACCACAACGGACTATCCGAGTGTCGGAACGACTCTTCAGTCAGAAAACGGTCCGCAAAAGTACACTCAACAGCCTTCGACGACCCATTGGACCGCCTCGCCGACCGTTGCGAGACTCTGGGAAACGACTGTGTTCTTTGACCCGAAACGGATCAACCAGGGGTTGACGAGCTCAGGGGAAGATGCGGTCTTTGGCACGACGACGCCGACTCCAAGTCAGGAATCTCTGGCCACTGACTCTTCGCAGTGGCGATGGTCTTCCGGTGAAAACGATTCACCAACGGCGTTCACCCTGCTACCAACGACCTACTCGGAGAACACAGCGACGCCGTCACCGAGCTACACGACGCATTCGAGCATCGTGACGACCATCACGTCGTCAGTAAGCTCGGCAACGAGTCCAAGCCTCAGCTTTGGCGCCCTTAACGTTACCGAAAACGAGATCATCAGAGCTCAGGAGATGTTCGGGGCTCTGAATTCGACCAGCTCGAATCGGCTGATGAGGGTGATGAAACAGGCTGACAGTAACTCCACCGTTCGACAGCTCGTTTTGCTTCTAATCAGCCACTGCAAGGGACCCATGAACAAAACCATGGAACAAGAGAGGCAGCAGCTACTCGATGCGCTCCTCAGGACTCCCGTCAACGAGTTCAACTCCCAGGAGTCCCGCGACATTGTAAACGGCATTAGCAGCCTTCGCCTATCCACCGGAAGTGGCGATCTCCAATCGGCCGACACCACGACGCCAGTTTCCGTTACCACTTTCCGCTCCAGGATGAGCCGGAAGTTCAGGCCCACCACCGAACCACCGATGCCAATCGTTAGATCGGACGATGCCGATCCTTCCGAGGCGGAAAATTCATTGTCTATAGAAGCAGAATCGCCCGCCGATAATCGAGCCCTCGAACTTTTACGCTCGCTTTATACCATAGCTGCTAAGTGGGGCTGA
- the LOC124414520 gene encoding mucin-5AC isoform X2, with translation MGPNLFTLLCLIAAIVASVRCKTKAQDDDQRARLPEFLTELDLASVEASQEDVESLKTVVKRLAPAKNGVMGQPGVDFPVLTTIPATKFSCRGLKGGYYADPETNCQVFHICDNGRKISFLCPNGTIFQQSQLICDWWFKVDCSKSPELYEQSAEQLAEEDRKRAEAKKMNSEFHRASGKNTGQVYYQTQNQNIDYDGRQNGRTNPFGQNQDAASESGEKNSEQIGRNGNQFGQQQQSRGSQSTQNYNFNQQADRNTDIQQNVRQNFNTRTGQGKQGVNFQDHFSATPNSNALQDEKVNYRTPKAFGESRNNFNELTTTASPFREYQQPAESAAFATSRNNRYNKAFQYNQFNSFYSPNQVSSTEGYKDAFGQNGTPQKAPFPTFAPIFVPRTTSTTPTSYLGTTTQRAYVNTDVYRYNTATQTPYSNPQTTTSGRQESSEATVETYTQGYTQATNFPSTQRPYVNTDTYRLGGSGGTATEASTTWSTFDQTTSGKSEAFTTEGTTLTTEGFTSDQSPVTGKSLSPYDTSFTYKYGKIGSTIGPYVPFTKNYAYSTTTTTTTSTSKPPVYTATVPTIPDQKRTGAGHEIVETEREHAIDMLHSLQELEATSPTTGMHNGTRDGLSIPPSSGPATLHTLALYFATAGENFDSNETSTDTAVRIGDGEGEAVVTTEKSVSAELPTNLLTQNTVKSYSNLFNINSAIQAVEDVTTNTRLAEEDDPDNDLDLQQSQGPVSGTNQRKNNPKLRELAQVFTHALSAYLQDPETFRKVLTEIRPTEPPTTTGSEFTESTTVYPTTQDDYPSATKEKDEVLDFSDVTKTSRRKKPTTPYPATTQTLFTPAEMTYQTLYTTPGVIDESLNEAQSSDFRSSNDEAKNDIAQEVNHVFRSSRNDGIFNYNSEASGPSAPATSDYDSYVPIGAVESRNRFGGFQNNSALTHSPYGEGVKPEGVTPIGDGYVPEATPASYDQAQTNIFADYGSVDNFVITPEPVEEFRTEESTTANPTSSAYQDDNELFTTSRRPFRINYYDFTTRSPRHNDESLATAGSTYSDYSNSFNDLWSGGKSPESELVTTTTDYPSVGTTLQSENGPQKYTQQPSTTHWTASPTVARLWETTVFFDPKRINQGLTSSGEDAVFGTTTPTPSQESLATDSSQWRWSSGENDSPTAFTLLPTTYSENTATPSPSYTTHSSIVTTITSSVSSATSPSLSFGALNVTENEIIRAQEMFGALNSTSSNRLMRVMKQADSNSTVRQLVLLLISHCKGPMNKTMEQERQQLLDALLRTPVNEFNSQESRDIVNGISSLRLSTGSGDLQSADTTTPVSVTTFRSRMSRKFRPTTEPPMPIVRSDDADPSEAENSLSIEAESPADNRALELLRSLYTIAAKWG, from the exons GCCTGATCGCAGCGATCGTTGCATCTGTCCGTTGCAAAACAAAG GCTCAGGACGATGATCAGCGAGCCAGACTGCCCGAGTTTCTGACGGAACTAGACCTGGCCAGTGTCGAGGCGTCCCAGGAGGATGTCGAGTCCCTGAAGACGGTCGTCAAGCGGCTCGCCCCCGCGAAGAATG GTGTCATGGGACAACCCGGAGTCGACTTTCCCGTCCTGACCACCATTCCAGCCACGAAGTTCAGCTGCCGAGGCCTCAAGGGTGGCTACTACGCGGATCCAGAAACGAACTGTCAG GTCTTTCACATTTGCGATAACGGAAGGAAGATCTCGTTCCTCTGTCCAAACGGCACGATATTCCAACAGTCGCAGCTGATATGTGATTGGTGGTTCAAAGTGGACTGCAGCAAGTCGCCTGAGCTGTATGAGCAGAGCGCCGAGCAGCTAGCTGAAGAAGATCGAAAACGTGCAGAAGCGAAGAAGATGAACTCGGAGTTCCACAGAGCCAGTGGCAAAAATACCGGGCAGGTTTACTACCAGACGCAGAATCAGAACATCGATTACGACGGAAGGCAGAACGGGCGGACCAATCCGTTTGGTCAGAATCAGGATGCTGCAAGTGAGAGCGGAGAGAAGAACTCGGAACAGATTGGAAGAAATGGAAACCAATTTGGTCAACAGCAGCAGTCTAGAGGCAGTCAGTCCACCCAAAACTACAACTTTAATCAGCAGGCTGACAGGAATACCGATATCCAGCAAAACGTTAGACAAAATTTCAACACTCGAACCGGTCAGGGAAAGCAAGGAGTCAATTTCCAGGACCACTTTAGTGCCACACCAAACTCGAACGCTCTCCAAGACGAGAAGGTCAATTACAGGACTCCAAAGGCCTTCGGCGAGTCAAGGAACAACTTTAACGAACTAACGACGACCGCCAGTCCGTTCAGAGAGTACCAACAGCCCGCGGAAAGCGCGGCCTTCGCTACGAGTCGAAACAACAGATACAACAAGGCCTTCCAGTACAATCAGTTCAACAGTTTTTACTCACCAAACCAGGTCAGCAGTACCGAGGGATACAAGGACGCCTTTGGGCAGAATGGGACGCCTCAGAAAGCGCCGTTCCCGACCTTCGCGCCGATCTTCGTACCCCGGACGACCTCAACCACGCCAACCTCGTATCTCGGAACTACGACTCAAAGAGCTTACGTGAACACCGATGTCTATCGGTATAACACTGCGACTCAGACGCCGTATTCGAATCCTCAAACCACGACTTCCGGCCGGCAGGAAAGCTCGGAAGCTACGGTGGAGACTTACACCCAGGGCTATACTCAGGCTACCAACTTTCCCTCCACCCAGAGACCGTATGTCAATACCGACACGTACAGACTCGGTGGCAGCGGTGGAACAGCAACTGAGGCCTCTACGACGTGGTCCACCTTTGACCAAACAACCTCCGGGAAATCCGAGGCCTTTACTACAGAAGGAACGACTCTGACTACCGAGGGATTCACCTCTGACCAATCCCCAGTCACCGGAAAGAGTTTGAGCCCCTATGACACGAGCTTCACGTACAAGTACGGCAAGATTGGTTCCACCATCGGACCTTACGTTCCGTTTACTAAGAACTACGCATATtccactaccaccaccaccaccacatcCACCAGCAAGCCTCCCGTGTATACGGCTACAGTACCAACCATTCCTGATCAGAAGAGGACTGGAGCAGGTCACGAGATCGTTGAAACGGAACGTGAGCATGCCATTGACATGTTGCATTCTCTTCAGGAACTGGAAGCGACTTCGCCAACCACTGGAATGCACAATGGAACAAGAGATGGACTTAGTATTCCACCTTCTTCTGGTCCGGCTACCTTGCATACTTTGGCTCTCTATTTCGCTACTGCTGGCGAGAATTTTGACTCGAATGAGACTTCGACCGATACTGCGGTCAGAATAGGCGACGGGGAGGGTGAGGCAGTCGTCACTACGGAGAAATCCGTATCGGCGGAACTTCCGACGAACCTGCTCACTCAGAATACCGTCAAGTCGTACTCTAACCTCTTTAATATCAACTCTGCCATCCAGGCGGTAGAGGATGTCACGACTAACACAAGGCTGGCTGAAGAAGACGACCCTGACAATGACCTCGACCTCCAGCAGAGCCAGGGACCGGTCAGCGGGACCAATCAGCGAAAAAATAACCCAAAACTACGCGAGCTCGCTCAGGTCTTTACTCACGCCCTTTCCGCCTACCTTCAGGACCCCGAAACCTTCAGGAAGGTACTGACCGAAATCAGACCCACCGAACCTCCCACCACAACGGGGTCCGAGTTCACCGAGAGTACGACTGTCTATCCAACCACCCAGGACGACTATCCATCAGCGACTAAGGAAAAGGACGAGGTACTGGACTTTTCCGACGTGACGAAGACGTCGAGAAGGAAGAAGCCAACCACTCCGTATCCCGCGACTACTCAGACCCTCTTCACACCCGCTGAGATGACGTATCAGACTTTGTACACTACTCCGGGTGTGATTGACGAGTCTTTGAACGAGGCTCAGTCCAGTGACTTCCGATCGTCGAATGACGAGGCCAAAAACGATATCGCCCAGGAGGTAAACCACGTGTTTAGATCATCCCGCAACGACGGTATTTTCAACTACAATTCCGAGGCCAGTGGACCCAGCGCTCCTGCGACTTCCGACTATGACAGCTACGTTCCAATCGGTGCGGTGGAATCGAGGAACCGATTCGGTGGTTTCCAGAACAATAGTGCCCTCACCCATTCGCCGTATGGAGAAGGAGTGAAACCCGAGGGTGTGACGCCTATCGGAGATGGATACGTCCCAGAGGCGACACCAGCGTCTTATGATCAAGCCCAAACGAACATCTTTGCGGACTACGGAAGCGTCGACAACTTCGTCATCACCCCGGAACCTGTCGAAGAGTTTCGAACCGAGGAGTCGACCACCGCGAATCCCACTTCGTCCGCCTATCAGGATGACAACGAGCTTTTCACTACTTCCCGAAGACCCTTCAGGATAAATTATTACGATTTCACAACACGGAGTCCGAGGCACAACGACGAGTCACTGGCTACCGCTGGCAGTACCTACTCCGACTACAGCAACAGCTTCAACGATCTTTGGAGCGGTGGAAAATCCCCGGAGTCTGAACTTGTCACAACCACAACGGACTATCCGAGTGTCGGAACGACTCTTCAGTCAGAAAACGGTCCGCAAAAGTACACTCAACAGCCTTCGACGACCCATTGGACCGCCTCGCCGACCGTTGCGAGACTCTGGGAAACGACTGTGTTCTTTGACCCGAAACGGATCAACCAGGGGTTGACGAGCTCAGGGGAAGATGCGGTCTTTGGCACGACGACGCCGACTCCAAGTCAGGAATCTCTGGCCACTGACTCTTCGCAGTGGCGATGGTCTTCCGGTGAAAACGATTCACCAACGGCGTTCACCCTGCTACCAACGACCTACTCGGAGAACACAGCGACGCCGTCACCGAGCTACACGACGCATTCGAGCATCGTGACGACCATCACGTCGTCAGTAAGCTCGGCAACGAGTCCAAGCCTCAGCTTTGGCGCCCTTAACGTTACCGAAAACGAGATCATCAGAGCTCAGGAGATGTTCGGGGCTCTGAATTCGACCAGCTCGAATCGGCTGATGAGGGTGATGAAACAGGCTGACAGTAACTCCACCGTTCGACAGCTCGTTTTGCTTCTAATCAGCCACTGCAAGGGACCCATGAACAAAACCATGGAACAAGAGAGGCAGCAGCTACTCGATGCGCTCCTCAGGACTCCCGTCAACGAGTTCAACTCCCAGGAGTCCCGCGACATTGTAAACGGCATTAGCAGCCTTCGCCTATCCACCGGAAGTGGCGATCTCCAATCGGCCGACACCACGACGCCAGTTTCCGTTACCACTTTCCGCTCCAGGATGAGCCGGAAGTTCAGGCCCACCACCGAACCACCGATGCCAATCGTTAGATCGGACGATGCCGATCCTTCCGAGGCGGAAAATTCATTGTCTATAGAAGCAGAATCGCCCGCCGATAATCGAGCCCTCGAACTTTTACGCTCGCTTTATACCATAGCTGCTAAGTGGGGCTGA